The DNA region ctctctctctctctctctctctctctctctctctctctacgattctctctctctctctctctctctctctctctctctctctctctctctctctctctctctcaaatttttctgtaagctctctctctctctctctctctctctctccagaTTTCATCACCCTCCTAGCCGCTACTACACTTTACCTTTATAATTGAATAgcacagcaaaaaaaatgatagtgTTTGCTTGTATATGTTCCTCCTTGTTAGTGTAATTGCCATTAAgttcattttctatttcaaaCTGTTGCCCTTTAGTtctttattatataatataaaataatattGTGACATAAAGAATTTCgatattccaaaaaaaaaaaaaaaaaataaaaatattttctatatcatcattcatatcaatTTGCATAAAATCTGGACACTTTCCGTTGGATTTCATATTATTTTCAagtgatttctttttttttttttagtttgacGCAATTTCGAAATCATTCACAATCAATGCTTGATATTTAGATTGATGAATGGTGgatattttaatcaatttacaAAATCACTTTAAaactgttttgttgtttctaatcatttattttaagTATCATTGTTATGGTGATtgtatatagaaaaaatcatatttcGATCTTCATATATAGATAttcgaatttcattttcatttgttgcaTCATTTCTTTTAATATAATTTGAGAATTGCTCAATTTCTCTTTGtggctaaaaaaaatggataaaaattctGTTCAATCAAGTCAATCAAAATTGGCCAAATATCGTAAATATTTTGGCAAGAAAAATTCGGGTATCTCAATATTGAAACCTGAAAATCAGATTACAAAAAGTCAAATGGTTATTATGCAAGGTACATCCGGTGTTGGTAAaatgtcaaacaaaaaacaatcatcattcactgGAAAGAAGATGGAGGCAAAACGTCATTGGACAAATAAAAGGATTGGCTCGAAAAAAGTAAAGCTTTCTGGTAagtaattgaaaatgaaatgaatgaatatgataatcttgaatttttttcaaataaaaattatagaTGTTAGGATTTTCCCTTTGCCTGATTATTCTAAAACAATTGgtgataattttaataaatcTGAAATTAAGAGTTCAAATGTTATtgagataaaaaaatcagtaAGATTTCAACATGAAGCTGCAAGTGAACAAAAAGCTTCAAATATCACTAATGCTAATGATCCATGTAAGTAAATACgaaatgataaatcaaatcgataataataataataatcaatgattttgtttttaaaatttagTCGATGATTGGGATTCGGATACGGAAAATTTTTCCGTATTCGATCCGGATGGTGAAACATATTGTTTCTGTCGACGATACATTCCTGGATCGACATTGATTTATTGTGACAATTCTTTAtgtaaaatcaaatattttcataaaaagtgccttaattttgataaaattccagatggaaattttttctgtacatcttgcaaaataaaaaaacaagcaaaaaatggccaattcATTCTTGATCCAGATGCCGAACAACAAGAATGATTCTACAATTCTATTacataaattatcattatcgtccATACAAACCAATACACATAAacatatcaacaaaaattctaatcGATATCAACaagtttaaattttaatcatacacatcaaattcttttcatcagTTTAAATCTCTTTTATATGATTATCGTACATTAATTTGatacaattttcaaaacaaattgaaattctcttcacattttatttttgaaataaataaaaaaaaattaacctTACAAACattaaacatttattttatccATTCAACTTTGAAAAACACCACatgaaatattaaaaaaaaatggaatccaGGTAACATGTGGCTATATCTTtatagatatatatatacgaCTCCGGTGAGATATTCTAATTACcatcataatgattcatgtggatgaatgtttttttccccataCTATAGTCCATCAATTGGTTTGTTCAAACTGTATCGAAAACTTTTTgatattgttttcattttacaaTTAGTTTTCAATATATCT from Dermatophagoides farinae isolate YC_2012a chromosome 5, ASM2471394v1, whole genome shotgun sequence includes:
- the LOC124499979 gene encoding uncharacterized protein LOC124499979, whose product is MDKNSVQSSQSKLAKYRKYFGKKNSGISILKPENQITKSQMVIMQGTSGVGKMSNKKQSSFTGKKMEAKRHWTNKRIGSKKVKLSDVRIFPLPDYSKTIGDNFNKSEIKSSNVIEIKKSVRFQHEAASEQKASNITNANDPFDDWDSDTENFSVFDPDGETYCFCRRYIPGSTLIYCDNSLCKIKYFHKKCLNFDKIPDGNFFCTSCKIKKQAKNGQFILDPDAEQQE